In the Betaproteobacteria bacterium genome, one interval contains:
- a CDS encoding patatin-like phospholipase family protein, producing MPLANTPAARKSVSAKPKIALALAGGGPLGAMYEIGVLMALDEALDGLDVNEMDIYVGVSAGSFITAALANRLTPTEIYRMFIDNELRAVGHAALKPELFLKPAWREYGRRLKSVPGLAVLGLMRYIASPIRRTTLESFAPLFRAIPAGVFDNEGIARFLGEAFNQPGRTNDFRQLKRKLYSVAVDLDTGRAVTFGGPGYDHVPIAKAVQASSALPGLFPPVEIEGHYYVDGALKKTLHASLALEDGAELVIGVNPLVPFDGDAAKRRGKAEMEKLVEGGLPVVLSQTFRTIIHSRMHTGLEKYASKYKTANIVLFEPGTDDPEMFFTNLFSYASRKRVCEHAYQRTRADLLKRRYELEPVLARFGISLNIDSLKDEKRTLDSRVFKQRQPSRDKRLHDSTVDLTDAIVDLEQWVARTRAA from the coding sequence ATGCCCTTGGCAAATACGCCGGCCGCGCGCAAATCGGTTTCCGCCAAACCGAAAATCGCGCTGGCACTGGCCGGCGGCGGGCCGCTCGGCGCGATGTATGAAATTGGCGTGCTGATGGCGCTCGATGAAGCGCTCGATGGCCTCGATGTGAATGAAATGGATATATATGTCGGCGTCTCGGCCGGTAGCTTCATCACCGCGGCCCTGGCGAACCGGTTGACGCCGACCGAGATCTACCGGATGTTTATCGATAACGAGTTGCGCGCGGTCGGCCACGCCGCCCTGAAGCCGGAGCTGTTTCTTAAGCCTGCTTGGCGCGAGTATGGACGGCGCCTGAAAAGTGTCCCCGGGCTCGCGGTATTGGGCCTGATGCGGTACATCGCGAGCCCCATACGCCGCACCACCCTGGAATCCTTCGCGCCGCTTTTCCGTGCGATACCCGCGGGCGTTTTTGACAATGAAGGCATCGCCCGTTTCCTGGGTGAGGCATTCAATCAACCTGGGCGCACCAACGATTTCCGGCAACTGAAACGCAAGCTGTATTCGGTCGCCGTCGATCTCGATACGGGTCGCGCGGTGACGTTCGGCGGCCCCGGCTACGATCATGTGCCAATTGCCAAGGCGGTGCAGGCGTCATCAGCGCTTCCCGGGCTGTTCCCGCCGGTTGAAATTGAAGGACACTATTACGTCGATGGCGCGCTGAAGAAGACCCTGCATGCATCGCTGGCGCTGGAAGACGGCGCGGAACTGGTGATCGGCGTCAATCCGCTGGTGCCCTTCGATGGCGACGCGGCCAAGCGGCGCGGCAAGGCGGAGATGGAAAAACTGGTTGAGGGCGGGTTGCCGGTCGTTCTGTCGCAAACGTTTCGCACCATCATCCATTCGCGCATGCACACCGGCCTCGAAAAATACGCGAGCAAATACAAGACTGCGAATATTGTGTTGTTCGAGCCCGGCACCGACGACCCGGAAATGTTTTTCACCAACCTGTTCAGCTATGCGTCGCGCAAGCGGGTTTGCGAGCATGCTTACCAGCGCACCCGTGCCGACTTGCTGAAGCGTCGCTATGAACTGGAACCGGTGCTGGCCCGATTTGGCATCAGTCTGAATATCGACTCGCTCAAGGATGAAAAGCGCACGCTGGACAGCCGCGTATTCAAACAGCGTCAGCCGTCGCGCGACAAGCGGCTTCACGATTCGACCGTTGACCTTACCGATGCCATCGTCGATCTTGAGCAGTGGGTGGCGCGAACCCGCGCCGCATAG
- a CDS encoding 4Fe-4S binding protein — MSDQPPANTPANASRRAFLLRSEMPPPRVALTERCLAAMGVFCESCRDSCDAGALRFELQLGAAPKPVFDADRCTQCGECAKVCPQDAIRIQPKAPSTG; from the coding sequence GTGAGTGACCAGCCCCCCGCCAATACACCGGCGAATGCTTCACGCCGCGCGTTTCTGCTGCGAAGCGAAATGCCCCCGCCACGGGTTGCATTGACCGAACGCTGCCTGGCGGCGATGGGCGTGTTCTGCGAGAGCTGCCGGGATTCCTGCGACGCCGGTGCGCTGCGATTTGAACTGCAATTGGGCGCCGCGCCGAAGCCGGTTTTTGATGCGGACCGTTGCACGCAGTGTGGCGAGTGCGCGAAAGTGTGCCCGCAGGACGCCATTCGCATACAGCCCAAGGCGCCTTCGACCGGCTGA